Proteins from a single region of Phyllopteryx taeniolatus isolate TA_2022b chromosome 10, UOR_Ptae_1.2, whole genome shotgun sequence:
- the spry1 gene encoding protein sprouty homolog 1 codes for MELQSQHGPGGSLVVIQQPSLESRQRSDYEREFQHAAILSLDQIKAIRSSNEYTEGPSVARRPPVPRMPPRPHDKQERTHEVILVNVNNNYEHRPSGGVAVGGHLWGGGGGSRMPVLSRSTSTGSAASSGSNSSASSEQGLLARSPPARLHANSRPVRTQPKAKGPVADPDSGPLFHQVPLKGKSDFCGPAKGALPPASAEHQFICERCGKCKCSECTAPRSLPSCLACNGQCLCSAESALEHGTCMCLVKGIFYHCSNDDEGDSCADHPCSPSHSHCCSRFLCMGLMSVLFPCLLCYPPVKGCLKACQGCYDRVRRPGCRCKNSNTVYCKLESWAPQNQEKPS; via the coding sequence ATGGAGCTCCAAAGTCAACATGGCCCCGGCGGTTCATTAGTGGTGATCCAGCAGCCCTCCCTCGAGAGCCGCCAGAGGTCGGATTACGAGCGGGAGTTCCAGCATGCCGCCATCCTCTCCCTGGACCAGATCAAGGCCATCCGCTCCAGCAACGAGTACACGGAGGGGCCGTCGGTGGCGCGCCGCCCGCCCGTGCCCCGCATGCCGCCCCGGCCCCACGACAAGCAGGAGAGGACTCACGAGGTCATCCTGGTCAATGTGAACAACAACTATGAACACCGGCCATCCGGAGGGGTGGCGGTGGGCGGCCACCTTTGGGGGGGCGGCGGCGGGTCCCGGATGCCGGTTCTGAGCCGCTCTACCAGCACGGGGAGCGCCGCCAGCTCGGGGAGCAACAGCAGCGCCTCCTCCGAGCAGGGACTCCTggcgcggtcgccgcccgccAGACTCCACGCCAACTCGCGGCCCGTCCGGACTCAGCCCAAAGCCAAAGGGCCGGTAGCGGACCCCGACTCGGGTCCCCTCTTCCACCAGGTGCCGCTCAAGGGCAAATCGGACTTCTGCGGCCCCGCCAAAGGGGCACTGCCGCCCGCCTCCGCCGAGCACCAGTTCATCTGCGAACGTTGCGGCAAATGCAAGTGCAGCGAGTGCACGGCCCCCCGCAGCCTGCCCTCGTGCCTGGCGTGCAACGGCCAGTGCCTGTGCTCCGCCGAGAGCGCGCTTGAGCACGGCACGTGCATGTGCCTGGTCAAGGGAATCTTCTACCACTGCTCCAACGACGACGAGGGGGACTCGTGCGCCGACCACCCCTGCTCGCCGTCGCACTCGCACTGCTGCTCGCGCTTCCTGTGCATGGGATTAATGTCGGTACTCTTCCCCTGCCTGCTGTGCTACCCGCCGGTCAAGGGCTGCCTGAAGGCGTGCCAGGGATGCTACGACCGGGTGCGGAGGCCCGGCTGCCGATGCAAGAACTCCAACACTGTGTACTGCAAACTGGAGAGCTGGGCCCCGCAGAACCAGGAGAAACCCTCCTGA